In the Bacillus carboniphilus genome, one interval contains:
- the cysE gene encoding serine O-acetyltransferase, whose product MFNKTYEGVLSMFRMMKEDIEVVFDQDPAARNKLEVILTYSGLHAIWSHRIAHAFYKKRFFFIARAISQISRFFTGIEIHPGAKIGRRFFIDHGMGVVIGETCEIGDNVTVFQGVTLGGTGKEKGKRHPTIKDNALIATGAKVLGNITIGENAKIGAGSVVLKEVPPNSTVVGIPGKVVIQDGVRINKDLNHCDLPDPIADRMKTLENEIQQLRQELASIKKSEGSERSNVHSNL is encoded by the coding sequence ATGTTCAATAAAACTTATGAGGGGGTGTTAAGCATGTTTAGAATGATGAAAGAAGACATTGAAGTTGTGTTTGATCAAGATCCAGCAGCGCGCAATAAGTTGGAGGTTATTTTAACTTATTCAGGTTTGCATGCTATTTGGTCTCACCGCATCGCACATGCGTTTTATAAAAAAAGATTCTTCTTTATTGCCCGAGCAATTTCCCAAATTAGCCGTTTCTTCACAGGTATCGAAATACATCCAGGAGCGAAAATTGGGAGGAGATTTTTTATAGACCATGGCATGGGTGTGGTTATAGGAGAAACGTGTGAAATTGGAGATAATGTGACGGTTTTCCAAGGGGTAACCTTGGGAGGAACAGGAAAAGAAAAAGGGAAAAGGCATCCGACAATAAAAGATAATGCATTGATCGCTACAGGGGCCAAAGTTCTGGGGAACATCACAATTGGTGAAAATGCAAAGATCGGAGCGGGATCTGTCGTTCTTAAAGAAGTACCCCCTAACTCAACGGTAGTCGGAATTCCTGGTAAGGTGGTTATTCAGGACGGGGTTCGAATTAACAAAGATCTAAACCATTGTGATTTACCCGACCCAATTGCCGATCGTATGAAAACATTAGAAAATGAAATACAACAATTACGTCAGGAACTAGCATCTATTAAGAAAAGTGAAGGGAGCGAGCGCTCAAATGTCCATTCAAATTTATAA
- the cysS gene encoding cysteine--tRNA ligase: MSIQIYNTLTRRKEEFTPLEPGKVKMYVCGPTVYNYIHIGNARPVIVFDTVRRYLKFRGYDVQYVSNFTDVDDKIIKAANELKEDVNTLTERFIEAYFEDVTALGCGKADIHPRVTENMDIIIEFIQKLIDKGYAYESGGDVYYRTRRFEGYGKLSHQSIDELQVGARIEVGEKKEDHLDFVLWKAAKEGEVKWDSPWGAGRPGWHIECSAMARKYLGDTIDIHAGGQDLAFPHHENEIAQSESLTGKTFANYWMHNGYINIDNEKMSKSLGNFILVHDIIKNIDPQVLRFFMLSVHYRHPINYSKELVENTEKGLERLKTSYQNLKYRKETSANLGDYDEKWLSIIDNLHQEFVREMDDDFNTANGISVLFELSKQANYYLLEKSSSIAVLDAFMNKFEELFSVLGLTLEENELLDEDIEHLIQERINARKNRDFALADEIRDRLKEQNIILEDTPQGTRWKRG, from the coding sequence ATGTCCATTCAAATTTATAATACGTTAACCAGAAGAAAAGAAGAGTTCACGCCTTTAGAACCAGGGAAAGTAAAAATGTATGTGTGTGGACCAACTGTCTATAACTATATTCATATTGGCAATGCACGGCCTGTTATTGTTTTTGATACCGTTCGACGTTACTTGAAATTTAGAGGCTATGATGTTCAGTATGTTTCTAACTTTACAGATGTAGATGACAAAATCATTAAAGCAGCTAATGAGCTAAAAGAAGATGTAAATACTTTAACTGAAAGATTTATTGAAGCATACTTTGAAGATGTTACAGCGTTAGGATGTGGGAAAGCGGATATTCACCCACGTGTAACGGAAAATATGGACATCATTATTGAATTCATTCAAAAACTGATTGATAAGGGGTACGCTTATGAATCAGGCGGGGATGTATATTACAGAACAAGACGATTTGAAGGATATGGGAAGCTTTCGCACCAATCGATTGACGAATTACAAGTTGGTGCTCGTATTGAAGTAGGGGAGAAAAAAGAGGACCACCTAGACTTTGTCCTATGGAAAGCTGCTAAAGAGGGTGAGGTAAAATGGGATAGTCCATGGGGAGCTGGACGTCCAGGATGGCATATTGAATGTTCTGCTATGGCAAGAAAATACTTAGGAGACACCATAGATATCCATGCAGGAGGACAGGATTTGGCATTCCCGCACCATGAAAATGAAATTGCACAATCGGAAAGCTTAACAGGGAAGACATTTGCTAACTACTGGATGCACAATGGTTATATCAATATTGATAATGAGAAAATGTCAAAATCTCTAGGGAACTTTATTTTAGTACACGACATTATTAAAAATATAGACCCTCAAGTATTGCGGTTCTTCATGCTATCGGTTCATTATCGACATCCAATTAACTACAGTAAAGAACTGGTTGAAAATACGGAGAAAGGCCTTGAGCGATTAAAAACATCATACCAAAACCTAAAGTACCGAAAAGAAACAAGTGCAAATCTAGGGGATTATGACGAGAAATGGTTATCTATTATTGATAATTTACACCAGGAATTTGTCCGAGAAATGGATGATGACTTTAATACAGCAAACGGAATATCTGTTTTATTTGAACTATCAAAGCAAGCAAATTACTATCTATTAGAAAAATCATCATCTATCGCAGTCTTAGATGCCTTTATGAACAAATTTGAAGAGCTTTTCTCTGTATTAGGCCTCACATTGGAAGAAAATGAGCTATTAGATGAGGATATCGAGCATTTGATACAAGAGAGAATAAATGCTAGAAAAAATCGAGATTTTGCCTTAGCGGATGAAATTAGAGATCGTTTAAAAGAACAAAATATAATATTAGAAGATACTCCTCAAGGTACAAGATGGAAGAGGGGATAA
- a CDS encoding Mini-ribonuclease 3, translated as MLDEGNSLDVKQLNSLPLAYMGDAVFEVYVRHHLLYHESVKPHRLHKEATKYVSAKAQASIVHSLLELECLTEEEIAVIKRGRNAKSSTIPKNTDVQTYRYSTGFEALIGYLYLLKRIDRVEELIAKSFELIKKRKGGIGDGK; from the coding sequence ATGTTAGATGAAGGAAATTCTTTAGACGTAAAACAACTAAATAGTCTTCCGTTGGCATATATGGGTGATGCCGTTTTTGAAGTTTATGTCAGGCATCACCTTCTGTATCACGAATCTGTAAAACCGCACAGGCTACATAAGGAAGCGACTAAATATGTGTCAGCAAAGGCACAAGCATCAATCGTTCACAGCCTTCTAGAATTGGAATGTCTAACAGAGGAAGAGATAGCTGTTATCAAAAGAGGAAGAAATGCAAAATCGTCCACTATACCAAAGAATACAGATGTACAAACTTACAGGTATAGCACTGGTTTTGAAGCTTTAATAGGATACTTATATTTACTTAAGAGGATTGACCGGGTGGAAGAGTTAATCGCGAAGTCCTTTGAATTAATCAAAAAGAGGAAAGGAGGAATTGGGGATGGAAAATGA